A section of the Anabaena cylindrica PCC 7122 genome encodes:
- a CDS encoding tetratricopeptide repeat protein, whose amino-acid sequence MAKKNLLTQCLHSSFPADFYKNSAQRLGLLFASSAFLVLGLPTIIDLPESKLLAQSVVSQDLDAAILYQLGVTRYHRQDFKSAESAFRQALQRDINIGSARHYLGNILMKQNRLELAVQEYGEAIKLNPNFGEAYYNLGLALQKQGQKEAAISAYRQALVVSPTMAAAHYNLGIVLYEQEQREEAIAAYQQAINLDGSNANAYFNLAIALQQEGQVENAIAAYRQTLTLNPENTLAYNNLGSLFVIQNQPLEAIAIYQKAIRQNPKNALAYYNLGVTLYNQGDLKTANQAFKRARQEYSEQGNTEKTAKIDEITQKITEHLTPKKPQTPTPTPKNDVILPAPEEIMPVNSNDMPNTVEQQPKTP is encoded by the coding sequence ATGGCTAAAAAAAATCTACTTACTCAGTGCTTACACAGCTCATTTCCAGCCGATTTTTACAAAAATTCCGCACAGCGATTAGGACTTTTGTTTGCTTCTTCGGCATTTTTGGTGTTGGGTTTACCGACAATTATTGATTTACCAGAAAGTAAGCTGTTGGCGCAAAGTGTGGTTTCCCAGGATTTGGACGCAGCTATTTTGTATCAACTGGGAGTTACCCGCTATCACCGCCAAGACTTCAAAAGTGCTGAATCTGCCTTTAGACAAGCTTTACAGCGAGATATTAATATTGGTTCAGCACGGCATTATTTAGGTAATATCTTGATGAAACAAAATCGCCTAGAGTTAGCTGTACAAGAATATGGGGAAGCGATTAAACTTAATCCCAATTTTGGCGAAGCTTATTACAATTTGGGATTAGCTCTGCAAAAACAAGGACAAAAAGAAGCGGCAATTAGTGCTTACCGGCAAGCGTTGGTAGTCAGTCCGACGATGGCAGCAGCCCACTATAACTTGGGAATAGTTTTGTATGAACAAGAACAGCGAGAAGAAGCAATTGCGGCTTATCAACAAGCAATTAATTTAGATGGTAGCAATGCCAATGCTTATTTTAATTTAGCGATCGCACTCCAGCAAGAAGGACAAGTAGAAAATGCGATCGCAGCCTATCGTCAAACCTTAACACTAAATCCTGAAAATACCTTAGCTTACAACAACTTAGGCAGTCTCTTCGTAATTCAAAATCAACCATTAGAGGCTATTGCCATTTACCAAAAAGCTATTCGCCAAAATCCCAAAAATGCCTTAGCTTATTATAACTTAGGAGTAACTTTATATAATCAAGGCGATCTCAAGACAGCGAATCAAGCATTTAAACGCGCTCGTCAAGAGTATAGCGAACAAGGAAATACTGAAAAAACCGCAAAAATTGACGAGATTACCCAAAAAATTACCGAACATTTAACACCCAAAAAACCACAAACCCCAACCCCCACTCCTAAGAATGATGTGATTTTACCCGCACCTGAAGAAATAATGCCCGTCAACTCTAATGATATGCCTAACACTGTAGAACAACAGCCAAAAACACCTTAG
- a CDS encoding potassium channel family protein, with translation MNLSSLKFFRSLRQDNNQFAVIGLGRFGRSVCSTLHNLGYQVLATDVDEKLVSEALTDEIVSHAVQLDSTEPAALKEAGIFEFDTVIVAIGNYIQESIITTLNVKEAGVPHVVAKASSEVHRKLLKRVGADHVVFPEFEAGCALARTLTKPSILDRFDLDPDHSIVELIVPDEFHGKTVAEIQLRNRYGLNLLAVSQDGKFKINPDPTRRLERGTAMVVIGCNKDINRLPI, from the coding sequence ATGAATCTTTCATCATTAAAGTTTTTTCGCAGTCTACGCCAAGACAACAACCAATTTGCTGTAATTGGTTTAGGTCGCTTTGGTCGTTCTGTTTGTTCTACATTGCATAATTTAGGTTATCAAGTTTTGGCTACTGATGTTGATGAAAAGCTAGTTTCAGAAGCATTAACTGATGAAATTGTTAGTCATGCTGTGCAACTAGATTCAACTGAACCTGCGGCACTTAAAGAAGCTGGTATTTTTGAATTTGATACAGTAATTGTAGCAATCGGTAACTATATTCAAGAGAGTATTATCACCACTCTCAATGTCAAAGAAGCTGGTGTACCTCATGTAGTTGCTAAAGCTTCTAGTGAAGTTCACCGCAAGTTATTAAAACGAGTGGGAGCAGATCATGTTGTTTTTCCAGAGTTTGAAGCTGGTTGTGCTTTAGCTAGAACACTGACTAAACCATCAATTCTCGATAGATTTGACCTCGACCCAGATCACAGCATTGTTGAGTTGATTGTCCCTGATGAATTTCACGGTAAAACTGTTGCTGAAATTCAACTTCGTAATCGTTATGGTTTGAATTTGTTGGCAGTGAGTCAGGATGGTAAATTTAAGATTAATCCTGACCCTACTAGGCGTTTAGAACGCGGTACAGCAATGGTAGTTATTGGCTGTAACAAGGATATTAATCGCTTGCCAATTTGA